In the Methylomonas rhizoryzae genome, one interval contains:
- a CDS encoding septum formation initiator family protein gives MLLGLIVHFQYRLWIGDASISQISEYRQRLEELNKEIQDSKDRNDALYAEVLDLRSGLETIEERARYELGMVKENETFFQVLE, from the coding sequence TTGCTTCTAGGCCTGATCGTCCATTTCCAATACCGCTTGTGGATAGGCGACGCCAGCATTTCGCAAATCAGCGAATATCGGCAACGTCTGGAAGAATTAAACAAAGAGATTCAAGACAGCAAAGACAGAAACGATGCGCTGTACGCCGAAGTATTGGACTTACGCAGCGGCTTGGAAACCATAGAAGAACGCGCCCGGTACGAACTGGGCATGGTCAAGGAAAACGAAACCTTTTTTCAGGTGCTTGAGTAG
- the ispF gene encoding 2-C-methyl-D-erythritol 2,4-cyclodiphosphate synthase — MIRVGMGYDVHRFNDGDHIILGGVIIPYEKGLEAHSDGDVVLHALADAILGAAALGDIGLHFPDTDPDFKGADSRILLRHVYKIVQEKGYRLVNADITIIAQAPKMLPHVSAMRANIAADLAVEVDFINVKATTTEKLGFEGRKEGIAVQAAVLIES, encoded by the coding sequence ATGATACGCGTAGGCATGGGATACGACGTGCACCGGTTCAACGACGGCGACCACATCATTTTAGGCGGCGTGATCATTCCTTACGAAAAAGGTCTGGAAGCGCATTCCGACGGCGACGTGGTGTTGCACGCCCTGGCCGACGCCATCTTGGGTGCCGCCGCGCTCGGCGACATCGGCCTGCATTTTCCGGATACCGACCCCGATTTCAAAGGCGCGGACAGCCGCATTTTGCTGCGCCACGTGTATAAAATCGTGCAGGAAAAAGGCTACCGCCTGGTGAACGCCGACATTACCATCATCGCCCAGGCGCCGAAAATGCTGCCGCACGTGTCGGCCATGCGCGCCAATATCGCCGCCGATTTGGCGGTCGAGGTCGACTTCATCAACGTTAAAGCCACTACCACCGAAAAACTGGGTTTCGAAGGCCGTAAAGAAGGTATCGCGGTGCAAGCCGCGGTATTGATAGAATCCTAA
- the ispD gene encoding 2-C-methyl-D-erythritol 4-phosphate cytidylyltransferase — protein MIASTKCWAVVPAAGVGKRMQADRPKQYLPLAGKTVIEHTLSRLLESGAFQKVATAISVEDPYWPELDISKHPDVITAPGGKERADSVLSALQSLQGLAGENDWVLVHDAARPCLTAQDIHLQIETLKNDAVGGILALSSHDTLKHVDGDTITATIDRTQVWRALTPQMFKYGMLRDALQQTQGNPAVTDEASALELLGYRPKIVEGRPDNLKITRPEDLALAQFYLEQQA, from the coding sequence ATGATTGCATCAACAAAGTGCTGGGCCGTGGTTCCGGCCGCCGGCGTCGGCAAACGCATGCAGGCCGACCGCCCCAAACAATATCTGCCGCTGGCCGGCAAGACCGTGATCGAACACACTTTGAGTCGCTTGCTGGAATCCGGCGCGTTTCAAAAGGTCGCGACGGCGATCTCGGTCGAAGACCCCTATTGGCCTGAACTGGACATTTCCAAGCATCCCGACGTGATTACCGCCCCCGGCGGCAAGGAACGCGCCGATTCCGTGCTATCGGCCTTACAATCGTTGCAAGGTTTGGCCGGCGAAAACGACTGGGTGCTGGTGCACGATGCCGCCCGCCCCTGCCTGACTGCGCAAGACATTCATTTGCAAATCGAAACTTTGAAAAACGATGCGGTCGGCGGCATTTTGGCCTTGTCGTCGCACGACACCTTGAAACATGTCGACGGCGATACCATCACCGCCACGATAGACAGAACGCAGGTTTGGCGCGCCCTGACTCCGCAAATGTTCAAATACGGCATGCTACGCGACGCCTTGCAGCAAACCCAAGGCAACCCGGCGGTTACCGACGAAGCCAGCGCTTTGGAATTGCTGGGTTATCGACCGAAAATCGTCGAAGGCCGCCCCGACAACCTCAAAATCACCCGCCCGGAAGACCTAGCCCTGGCACAATTTTATCTGGAGCAGCAAGCATGA
- the eno gene encoding phosphopyruvate hydratase, with the protein MMRIVDVKAREILDSRGNPSVEADVYLDSGVVGSAMVPSGASTGEREAIELRDGDKSRYLGKGVLTAVNNVNTEIRDAVIGMDADKQELLDEKMIALDGSNAKSRLGANAILGVSMAAARAASLEAGQPLYQFLNKSGEFVMPVPMMNIINGGSHADNSVDLQEFMILPVGAPTFREAIRYGAEVFHNLAKVLKGKGLATTVGDEGGFAPNLRSNEEAIEVILEAIEKAGYKAGQDIYLGMDAAASEYFDNGKYVLAAENRSFSSEAMVDFLAAWVDKYPIISIEDGLDENDWDGWKLLTDKLGGKIQLVGDDLFVTNPAILKEGIDKGIANSILIKVNQIGTLTETLAAINMASAAGYTAVVSHRSGETEDTTIADLVVATGTGQIKTGSLSRSDRVAKYNRLMKIEDELGAKARYAGRSAFKMLG; encoded by the coding sequence ATCATGAGAATCGTTGACGTAAAAGCAAGAGAAATTCTGGATTCGCGCGGCAACCCCAGCGTGGAAGCCGACGTATATTTGGATTCCGGCGTGGTCGGCAGCGCCATGGTGCCGTCCGGCGCTTCCACCGGCGAACGCGAAGCCATCGAGTTGCGCGACGGCGACAAATCCCGTTATCTGGGCAAAGGCGTATTGACCGCCGTCAACAACGTCAACACCGAAATCCGCGACGCCGTAATCGGCATGGACGCCGACAAACAAGAGCTGCTGGACGAAAAAATGATTGCCCTGGACGGCAGCAACGCGAAAAGCCGCTTGGGCGCCAACGCGATTTTGGGCGTGTCCATGGCCGCCGCTCGTGCCGCTTCCCTGGAAGCCGGCCAGCCACTGTATCAATTTTTGAACAAAAGCGGCGAATTCGTGATGCCGGTACCGATGATGAACATCATCAACGGCGGTTCGCACGCCGACAACAGCGTCGATTTGCAGGAATTCATGATCTTGCCGGTCGGCGCGCCGACTTTCCGCGAAGCCATCCGTTACGGCGCCGAAGTGTTCCATAATCTGGCCAAGGTATTGAAAGGCAAAGGCCTGGCCACCACCGTGGGCGACGAAGGCGGTTTCGCGCCCAACCTGCGCTCCAACGAAGAAGCCATCGAAGTCATCCTGGAAGCCATCGAAAAAGCCGGCTACAAAGCCGGTCAAGACATCTATCTGGGCATGGACGCGGCCGCTTCCGAATATTTCGACAACGGCAAATACGTATTGGCCGCGGAAAACCGCAGTTTCAGTTCCGAAGCGATGGTCGACTTTTTGGCGGCTTGGGTCGACAAATATCCCATTATCTCCATCGAAGACGGTCTGGACGAAAACGACTGGGACGGCTGGAAACTGTTGACCGACAAATTGGGCGGTAAAATCCAGTTGGTAGGCGACGACTTGTTCGTAACCAACCCGGCCATCCTGAAAGAAGGCATAGACAAAGGCATCGCCAATTCCATCCTGATCAAAGTCAATCAAATCGGCACCCTGACCGAAACTTTGGCGGCGATCAACATGGCAAGCGCGGCCGGCTACACCGCGGTAGTTTCGCACCGTTCCGGCGAAACCGAAGACACCACCATCGCCGACCTGGTAGTTGCTACCGGCACCGGCCAAATCAAAACCGGTTCCTTGAGCCGTTCCGACCGGGTCGCCAAATACAACCGCTTGATGAAAATCGAAGACGAGTTGGGCGCCAAAGCCCGCTACGCCGGCCGCAGCGCATTCAAAATGCTCGGCTAA
- the kdsA gene encoding 3-deoxy-8-phosphooctulonate synthase — protein MKLCHFEAGLDRPLFLIAGTCVIESEQMSLDTAGTLKEITAQLGIPFIYKSSFDKANRSSINSFRGLGLETGLQILEKIKQQIGVPVLTDVHEDTPLAEVAAVVDVMQTPAFLCRQTNFIQSVASMGIPVNIKKGQFMAPWDMGNVVAKAKATGNEHIMVCERGVSFGYNNLVSDMRSLAVMRDTGCPVVFDATHSVQLPGGQGSCSGGQREHVPVLARAATAVGIAGLFMETHPKPEEALSDGPNSWPLHRMKELLETLITIDRAVKAAPFIETTL, from the coding sequence ATGAAGTTATGCCATTTCGAAGCCGGCTTGGATCGGCCCTTGTTTCTGATCGCCGGCACCTGCGTCATCGAAAGCGAACAAATGTCGCTGGATACCGCTGGCACCTTAAAGGAAATCACCGCGCAACTGGGCATTCCGTTTATTTACAAGTCTTCCTTCGACAAAGCCAACCGCTCGTCCATCAATAGCTTCCGCGGCCTGGGACTGGAAACCGGCTTGCAAATACTGGAAAAGATCAAACAACAAATCGGGGTACCGGTATTGACCGACGTACACGAAGACACGCCGTTAGCGGAAGTCGCCGCAGTAGTCGACGTGATGCAAACCCCAGCCTTTTTATGCCGGCAAACCAATTTCATCCAAAGCGTGGCTTCGATGGGCATCCCGGTCAACATCAAAAAAGGCCAATTCATGGCACCCTGGGACATGGGCAATGTCGTCGCCAAAGCCAAAGCGACCGGCAACGAGCACATCATGGTGTGCGAGCGCGGAGTCTCCTTCGGCTACAACAATCTGGTGTCCGACATGCGTTCCTTGGCGGTCATGCGCGACACCGGCTGCCCGGTAGTATTCGACGCCACCCATTCGGTGCAATTGCCGGGCGGACAAGGCAGTTGCTCCGGCGGCCAACGCGAACACGTGCCGGTACTGGCGCGCGCCGCTACCGCAGTCGGCATCGCCGGCTTGTTCATGGAAACCCACCCGAAACCTGAGGAAGCCTTGAGCGACGGCCCCAATTCCTGGCCCTTGCACCGCATGAAAGAATTGCTGGAAACTCTGATCACCATCGACCGCGCAGTCAAAGCGGCACCCTTCATCGAAACCACGCTATAG
- a CDS encoding Uma2 family endonuclease, translating to MAKITRLSQLDMSANYSYADYSTWQFEDAVELIRGRISLMSPAPNVHHQRLSMNLSGQMFNFFHHRSCQVFAAPFDVRLYDRRKSVPVGKDVFTVVQPDICVICDLAKLDEQGCNGAPDWIIEIVSKSSSKKDTQIKHALYAESGVKEYWLVFPHEAIVEQFVLDEQDRYQLTRIFAGDDFATPHLFPELRISLSELFPDN from the coding sequence ATGGCAAAAATCACCCGGTTATCGCAGCTCGATATGTCGGCCAACTATAGCTATGCGGATTATTCGACCTGGCAATTCGAGGACGCGGTTGAACTGATCAGGGGCAGGATCTCGCTGATGTCGCCGGCGCCGAACGTCCATCATCAGCGCTTGTCGATGAACTTGAGCGGGCAAATGTTCAATTTTTTCCACCACAGGTCCTGTCAGGTGTTCGCCGCGCCGTTCGACGTCCGCTTGTACGACCGCAGAAAATCCGTCCCTGTCGGCAAGGACGTCTTTACCGTCGTGCAACCGGATATTTGCGTGATTTGCGACCTTGCCAAGCTGGACGAACAAGGCTGCAACGGCGCGCCGGACTGGATCATCGAGATCGTCTCTAAAAGCAGCTCGAAAAAGGACACGCAAATCAAGCACGCGCTATACGCGGAAAGCGGCGTCAAGGAATACTGGCTGGTCTTCCCGCACGAGGCCATCGTTGAACAGTTCGTGCTCGACGAACAAGACCGCTACCAATTGACCCGAATTTTCGCCGGCGACGACTTCGCCACGCCGCACCTATTCCCGGAGCTTCGCATCAGCTTGAGCGAACTCTTCCCGGATAATTAA
- a CDS encoding CTP synthase: protein MTKFIFITGGVVSSLGKGIAASSLAAILEARGLKITMTKLDPYINVDPGTMSPFQHGEVFVTEDGAETDLDLGHYERFLKTTMTKKNNFTTGQVYEQVLRNERKGEYLGATVQVIPHITDEIKRRVFASAEGMDIGIIEVGGTVGDIESLPFLETIRQMGVELGRDKAVFIHLTLVPYIKSAGELKTKPTQHSVKELRTIGIQPDILICRSEQPIPASERRKIALFTNVNEKAVISAVDADTIYRIPLLLREQGLDDIVVNQLRLDVPPAELSAWEKVVDGLTHPTDEVEIAIVGKYVDHTDAYKSLNEALLHAGINTRHKVQIKYIDSETVEAEGTAQLKNVDAILVPGGFGERGVEGKISTVRFARENKIPYLGICLGMQSAVIEFARNVVGLEGAHSTEFLPKTPHPVIGLITEWMDEAGELVIRDQDSDLGGTMRLGAQKCRLKSDSLAFELYQKDVITERHRHRYEFNNQYLKTLEAAGMRFSGKSLDGRLVEIIELADHPWFLACQFHPEFTSTPRNGHPLFSGFVEAAAQHKKKGQA, encoded by the coding sequence ATGACAAAATTCATCTTTATCACCGGCGGCGTGGTGTCTTCTCTGGGAAAAGGCATCGCCGCATCGTCTCTGGCCGCCATTTTGGAAGCCCGCGGCCTCAAAATCACCATGACCAAACTCGACCCTTACATCAATGTCGATCCCGGCACGATGAGCCCGTTTCAACACGGCGAAGTGTTCGTCACCGAGGACGGTGCGGAAACCGATTTGGACTTAGGTCATTACGAACGGTTTTTAAAAACCACGATGACCAAGAAAAACAACTTCACCACCGGTCAAGTCTACGAGCAAGTGCTGCGCAACGAGCGCAAAGGCGAATATCTGGGCGCCACAGTGCAAGTGATTCCGCACATCACCGACGAAATCAAGCGGCGGGTTTTCGCCAGCGCCGAAGGCATGGACATCGGCATCATCGAAGTCGGCGGCACCGTGGGCGACATCGAATCCTTGCCGTTTCTGGAAACCATACGACAAATGGGCGTCGAACTGGGCCGCGACAAAGCCGTATTCATACACTTGACCTTAGTCCCTTACATCAAGTCGGCCGGCGAACTTAAAACCAAACCGACTCAACACTCGGTGAAAGAGTTGCGTACCATAGGTATACAGCCGGATATTTTGATCTGCCGTTCCGAACAACCGATTCCGGCCAGCGAACGCCGTAAAATTGCGCTGTTTACCAACGTCAACGAAAAAGCCGTCATTTCCGCGGTCGACGCCGATACCATTTACCGCATTCCGCTGCTATTGCGCGAACAAGGTTTGGACGACATCGTGGTTAACCAGTTGCGCTTGGACGTGCCGCCCGCCGAATTGTCGGCCTGGGAAAAAGTGGTGGACGGCTTGACCCACCCGACCGACGAAGTCGAGATTGCCATCGTCGGCAAATACGTGGACCACACCGACGCCTACAAATCGCTGAACGAAGCCTTGCTGCACGCTGGCATCAACACTCGCCACAAAGTGCAAATCAAATACATCGATTCGGAAACCGTAGAAGCCGAAGGCACCGCTCAATTGAAAAACGTCGACGCGATTCTGGTTCCGGGCGGCTTCGGCGAACGCGGGGTAGAGGGCAAAATCTCAACGGTGCGTTTTGCCCGGGAAAACAAAATTCCGTATCTGGGCATTTGCCTGGGCATGCAATCGGCGGTGATCGAGTTCGCCCGCAACGTGGTCGGCTTGGAAGGCGCGCACAGCACCGAATTTTTACCGAAAACCCCGCATCCGGTGATCGGCTTGATTACCGAATGGATGGACGAAGCCGGTGAACTGGTAATCCGCGACCAGGATTCCGACTTGGGCGGCACCATGCGCTTGGGTGCGCAAAAATGCCGGCTGAAATCCGACTCGCTGGCATTCGAGCTTTATCAAAAAGACGTGATTACCGAACGCCATCGCCACCGCTACGAATTCAACAACCAGTATCTGAAAACCCTGGAAGCGGCCGGCATGCGTTTTTCCGGCAAATCCCTGGACGGCCGGCTGGTAGAGATTATCGAACTGGCGGACCACCCCTGGTTTCTGGCCTGCCAATTTCACCCGGAATTTACCTCGACCCCGCGCAACGGCCATCCGCTGTTTTCCGGTTTCGTCGAAGCCGCCGCACAACACAAAAAGAAAGGTCAAGCATGA